In the Ranitomeya imitator isolate aRanImi1 chromosome 2, aRanImi1.pri, whole genome shotgun sequence genome, gcgaaagtcgcgtaccgcatggctgaccccgcacaggggtcggatcgggtttcatgaaacccgactttgtcaaaagtcggcgacttttgaaaatgttcgacccgtttcgctcaaccctagtgtggataaaacaaatctcGTGTAATGTTTATtcaaaaagtgattacaaaaatgaagaaaagtaagttCATAGCATCCAAAAATAAGTATTAGATTATAAAAGAAAAAACAAGCATTCAGTGGTTCTTGCATATGGTCTTGAAGTTGATGTGGTCCGGGTTGGAGTTTCTTAAAGTATGAGAGATCTCCTGAACAAGAGTTAGGTCGGCTtatatactattttgacccatagacttacattggtttctatttttcctgtctcataacAACATAAGATGATCTGCCGCTATGTTCATAGCCTCTACCATATTAGAAGAACACTAGTAACTTGCGGACTATGCATATTAGTTAtttgtacattacctcattttgaaatgcttaagcaTATAGCTTGTGACCTTTATGAACCATTTACTATCACCAAATAGCCACATATTGACAGTTCTGAAAAAAGCCCTATAGTTCTGACAAACAGAGAACAGACGTATCGGCCAAAATCCTCAGAATAACTCAGTCCCTCAATATACAGAGTATCTATTTGCTAGTTAGAACCTGCATATGTTAAGTaatctatattttttattattgaattACTAATATTTTACAGTGTCTTCTCCtccttctggagtgtgtcaatgactgccttctgggttttcattggctataggatatagtcatcaacagaaataaacgcttgagatagatcactctgtaatgactaatataagagtttaattttttgcattgaagaactgaaataaattaactttttgataatattccaatttagttagaagcacttgtatgtgactATGTAAAAACAATTAAGAACGTAAataaagcttctcccctgtgtgaattctttggtggaTAGAAAGAGATagtttcttcacaaaacatttcccacattctgaacaggaaaaaggcttctcccctgtgtgggttttctgatgtctaacaagattcgatttctggttaaaacatttcccacattctgaacaggaaaaaggcttctcccctgtgtgggttttcagaTGGCTAACAAGatgcgatttctggttaaaacatttcccacattctgaacatgaaaaaggcttctcccctgtgtgggttttctggtggctaacaagattcgctttcttgttaaaacatttcccacattctgaacatgaaaaaggcttctcccctgtgtgggttttctggtggatagaaagagatggtttcttcacaaaacatttcccacattctgaacaggaaataggcttctcccctgtgtgggttttctgatgtctaacaagaatagatttctggttaaaacatttcccacattctgaacaggaaaaaggcttctcccctgtgtgggttttctggtggctaacaagattcgttttgtggttaaaacatttcccacattcgggacaggaaaaaggcttctcccctgtgtgggttttctggtggctaacaagatgcgatttctggttaaaacatttcccacattctgaacatgaaaaaggcttctcccctgtgtgggttttctggtggctaacaagattcgctttcttgttaaaacatttcccacattctgaacatgaaaaaggcttctcccctgtgtgggttttctggtggataACAAGATTCGATTtcctggtaaaacatttcccacattctgaacaggaaaacggcttctcccctgtgtgagatctatgatgtctgACAAGAAGTGATTTAGCtagaaaatatttcccacattctgaacaggaaaaaggctttttccctgtgtgaattctctggtgactgacaaaatctgatttctggttaaaacatctccaacacttggaacaagaaaatctattgtCTGCTTTGTGAAGTTTTTGTTGCTTGAGAAATGACTTTTctaggggaaaactatttccatattctgaaaatgaaaatgtcttCATTGCTTTAGGAGTAGtt is a window encoding:
- the LOC138663525 gene encoding oocyte zinc finger protein XlCOF22-like; amino-acid sequence: MWSAALRVEVSTISDSLSEDLLQKKTFLIYPTQMDMDRDKMAERILHLTLEILFRLTGEDYTVVKKTSSDRCQDPVSEGWGRPLSPITGPPPHPLIHEDIDDQKILELIYKMIELLTGEVPIRCQDVAVYFSMEEWEYLEGHRDLYKDVIMEVPQPLTSPDLSSKRTTPERCPRPLLLPQDCNQEDPNVPQDQGEDLTHINTTETYVRGDEWCKEEIPTYDYPDDHSRKSAGQLTSSMFKSDNLEIAQDTIEVNAITPNIPSSLHSKDPSSDPEEQILSSDSLPTTKENQSHKISIKKRTTPKAMKTFSFSEYGNSFPLEKSFLKQQKLHKADNRFSCSKCWRCFNQKSDFVSHQRIHTGKKPFSCSECGKYFLAKSLLVRHHRSHTGEKPFSCSECGKCFTRKSNLVIHQKTHTGEKPFSCSECGKCFNKKANLVSHQKTHTGEKPFSCSECGKCFNQKSHLVSHQKTHTGEKPFSCPECGKCFNHKTNLVSHQKTHTGEKPFSCSECGKCFNQKSILVRHQKTHTGEKPISCSECGKCFVKKPSLSIHQKTHTGEKPFSCSECGKCFNKKANLVSHQKTHTGEKPFSCSECGKCFNQKSHLVSHLKTHTGEKPFSCSECGKCFNQKSNLVRHQKTHTGEKPFSCSECGKCFVKKLSLSIHQRIHTGEKLYLRS